The window TGTTCAGTTCTGTGCTGACTAAGGCCGAAAGCTTCTGCAAAGACAAATTCTCCGAAGGCCCAAGTGAGAACTCAGCAGCAGTGCCCCACATCCATCACACGCAGCCTCCACCTTGCACAATCCTTTCTAGGAGGAGCAGGTCtggaaacagagaggaaaatgtgtCAAACCTGCCTTCGCACATGACATCCACagaataaggaaggaaaaacacgCAGCAGAGTGGCATAGGGAACTTCCCATATGGGAACATGGAAAAACGTCATGAATGTCAGAGATCATAATCTGAGTTCCCATAGCTAGAAGTATTCCACACCCACAAGTGATGTGAGTCTACAACCTCCCATAAAAGCTAGGTTCCCTTTTtgccctcctcctctcttttccagGTGACCGAGCTCTGTGGCAACTCCCACAACCATCGGAGCACCTCAGGGGTGCTGCCTCTCCTTTTTCCAGCTCCCTTGTCCCATGAAGCCTTGAGGATTTTAGCATTCAGGTAGCCACAATTCTCACATCAGAAGCCAAGTGAGCAGAACAGCTTACTTGAAGCCACTAACACAATGTCCAGCAGCCAAGAGCAGATCACAGAGCGGCAGAGCTGAGAAGGAGGGACTCTGGCACCTGGCCATTTCATGAggcataaaaagaagaaaccaccACGTACCAGAAGAAACCTCCCAAAAGAAGCCAAGCCCTACATGTGACCAGCGGAATAACAGAAAGATGCCACCAGTGTGTACCAGAACTTGTAACAACATCTTGGTGTTCTACAGCCTAAATTAAAACAAGTATGCCTCGGCAGCAACTACCAGCAGTCTCAGCACCTACGGGAAGTGGCCTGAAGATGAAAGCAATATATCCCAGAACAATCATTGCTCGTATGTTCAGTACCTGTGTCTTTCTAGCAAGGGCTGCTCAGACAAACTATTGAATaatagaatcatcatagaattGAATATcgaataatagaatcatagagtggtttcagttggaagggactttaaagatcatacAGGTCCAACCCCccaccacgggcagggacaccttccactagagcaggttgctccaagcccctgtgtccaacctggccttgaacactgccagggatggagcagccacagcttctctgggcaccctgtgccagcgcctcagcaccctcacagggaagagcttctgcctaagagctcatctcaatctcccctctggcgggttaaagccattccccttgtcctgtccctacaggcccttgcccaaagccctctccaggtttcctgtagcccctttaggcactggagctgctctaaggtctcctcttaaggagccttctcttctccaggctgccccagcccagctctctcagcctggctccagagcagagctgctccagccctcgcagcagctccgtggcctcctctggcctcgctccaacagctccacgtccctcttgtgctgttgccccggagctggatgcaggatgcagggggggtctccccagagcacagcagaggggcaggatcccctccctgacctgctgctcacgctcctaTTGACGCAGCCCGGGAGCCACTGAAACAAACCCACCTCGGCACCGTGCAGGAGATGGGCAAAGCCCAGCGCCCGCCAGCATCAGCTGCTGACAAAACCCGCTGCTGACAAACTCCTGTCTAACAAACCAAAGTCGCGCCGTGTCCCCCGCCGCAGCCGCCCCCCGCTCTGCGCTCACGGGTGACACCTCAGCCGCTGCCGGTGGTCCAGGGCTCCTCCGGGCCGCGTTAACCGGCGGGCTCGGCTCCCCGGCGCTTCCCTGCCGTGCAGCGAGGGCGGGAGCAGCGGCACCCCGGCTCGGACCCCCCTTCCCCCGCCGCAGAACCGGCCCGCTGCCCGCCGGGGGTCACGGTCAGGGCCGGGGGTAGGGGGGGCAACCTCGGAAAGCCCTCCACCGCGCTAGGGGGCGCTGCCGGGCGGCGGCGGAGACCGCCACTTCCGGAcgcgccggggcgggcgggcgatGGCGGCGCAGTTCCGCAGCTACGTGTGGGACCCGGCGCTGATCGTGGCGCagatggtgctgctgcaggcggGGTACTACAGCTCGCTCGGGCTCTGGCTCGCCCTCCTCGGCACCCTGGGCAGGACCGGGCCCTCCCTACACCAGGTCTTCAGCGACGAGGTGAGGGCGCGGGGAGGGGGCCTCGCTCGGGGGGGCGGGCGGTATCCCCCGGTGTTAGGGACAGCCCCCCCATATACAGACAGACCTGTAGGTGCCCCCAGGATGGAGGCAGGCCCCTGCCGTTGGATAGAGGTGCCCCCGCTATAAGGACAGCACCTCGCTGTGTAGCGGTACCCGCAGTAGACAGACACACCGGTATAAAGCCACTTCTCCCATATAGTTATCCCAGTATGgagacacacaccccccaccaccaccctcttGTGTAGAGGGTGCCTCTCAGTACAGAAACAGACCTGTCCCTTTTCTACAGGCGCCCCCAGACAGAGCTCTTGGAAGGACTGCTGTAACTGTTCGGGCTCCTCTCATAGATCCCAATCAGCGCAGGGCCGTGCCGGTGCGGCGGGGCCACGGGAGGAGATTACTTGCTTGGGCTGCGATTTGTGCCATGGTTTCCTACTAATAGTCCCATGTAGATTTTAGGCTTCTCAACCCCGCCGGGGAGGCTCTCCATGATGGCTTTCGTCCTCAATGCGCTCACCTGGTAAGTCAGCAACTAGCTGGAGctcctgtgttttgttctttcttaacATTAAGAGAATTCAGCATCTCCTGAAAGCCCTGTGCCTGGCTGAGCATGTCTCTTGAGGGCAGCTGGGAGCTTCTCCCGACTCCCGGGAGCCTGGATAAgttatttcatttcactgccTCAGCTTCCCAGCTGGCAATGAGATTTGCTTCTGTGAGAGATTTTACTGGAAGTTAGAATTAACGGATGTCAGCAAATGCTTATCTATAAGCAAGAATGTATTTTGCCCCTGCCACTGGGCAGAAattctggatttaaaaattactgcctCATTCCCTACATTAAAAGCTCATTTCCCTGCCATCATATAATTAAAAAGCTGTAAGCATTTAAGtcttgctgcagcagccaggagaaAGGTCAGGAGCAACCTATCCTTAAAACATTTGAGAAGTTTCAAACCAGCTAAATAACCTGCAGTGACAACTGCTGATAGCTCTTGCTATATCCCCTTTTCCAGAGGCATGGCAGAGTTTATTAATCTCCgtgtttattttgcagtgctCTGGGCTTGCTGTACTTCATCCGCCGAGGAAAGCAGTGCCTGGATTTCACAGTCACAGTTCACTTCTTCCACCTTCTGGGCTGCTGGATTTATAACTCGCACTTTCCCTCCACCCTGACGTGGTGGCTGGTGCACATCGTGTGCACCGCGCTGATGGCTGCCATCGGGGAGTACCTCTGCATGAGGATAGAACTCAGAGAAATCCCCCTCAATTCTGCCCCCAAATCCAATGTATAGACTCGCTCTGGCAACAACATGCTGCATTATGTTATTGTTTTCAGCACAAGTGCATATAATGCCCAAGAATCATCACTGAAGAAGCACAGCAGGTCTGTTTAGActtgggtggggtttttttgtggggatCTTGGTGACTGCATGAGTGTGAGCATCTCCTCTGGCCTCAGTCGACAACAGGGGAAGAacagatgtttattttgctAACACAAAGCATTTAATGACTGTATGGCAAGTGTGCTCTTAAACTCTTCACTCATGAGACTGTTCAAAGCCAGGTAGCAAAACTTGATGCGTGAGGAGCATCTGGAACTAAACATGGGAGTGCCCTGTATGGGTAATGCAACGGTCAGCTCTTCTTGGGGGAGCTGCACAGTGAGCAGCAAGGCTGGGAGCTGTTACTTCCAACCTTTGGTTGGGAAAAAAGTCAAAGTGAACAAatggggagaaaggaaatagtTGTACTTACCCAAATCACCAGCTGAGACCCTAAATAACCTATAATGTTGGATGGTTGTTTGCTGTTTCCATGTTTAATACATAGATATGTCAGACAGCAGTTTGCTGAAGAAatcttttataataataaaaatattatgttGCTGTGAGCGTGTTACGGTTCTCCTGGGAAGCTGAGCTCTTCAAGGACACCATGAGTGTCTGTATCATGGCAACAGAAGGATACAGCCAGAGAACACGTGACTGTAAGATGCCCACTCTCTAGGACACAAAAATTCCTACAATAACTGTTTCATACCTCTGCTCCAAAATGAAGACATCAGCGAGGGCTGTGGTGGAAGTCAGCAGCATAACCCTCGCTTCAGGAGGAGTGTTGGCAGTCCAGGGTCTCCACATGTTCAGCCCGAGGCTGGAGCTGTCCTGGGGTCATGCTGCTCTCTGGCAGGCTGCAGAAGTCTAGCAACAGATCTGATCTGGCAGGGGTGATGTTTAGTTAAATGAAacactgctgcttgtttctcAGAATAACAGGATGTGCCTTTATTTAGAGGCACTTCAAATAAGCATAACCTGTGGGCAGGCAAGGACACCACCTTACTGCCAAGGGGCCAGAGCTGGATGGTTCCTCCAGATCCTGCAGACCTGTATCCTGCCTGGTTTCCACTGAGGGCCAGTTTGTGCAATCCCAAATGAGGGCAAACCCACTTctgaagacagatttttcttctgtgcagcaTCTTGCTGCAGTAACTTTCTTTTGTATAAGTGTTAATTTGAGCGAGTTATTTGCTAATTCACCTTGTTGAAAAGTGGTGGGATGATTTGAGATGCACAAGTTGATAAGCTCTTTGAAGCTGCTCTTTTGGCTTTTGTTACTGGGGGAGCTGTATTTCAATTCCTGCTCTCCTATTCAGATCCTGTAAATTAAGGCAGGATAACATCCTGATGTTTTAAATACTTGGCAGgtctgctgcagaggaggactgCCGGTTACACTTGTTTAAGATAGAACTTTTTTTACACCCTGGGATTTCGCCAGGATCTTTTCCTGACCAAAAGCCTCTTTAAGCACAGTTTGAATCTTTCAGAGGGAAGACTTGATGCAAGTTTCTTCCTGGGCAGGAGCCAGCGCTTGCTGGAGGAACACCCAGAGGTCACTTCCTAGGGCTTCCCCTGCAGTTCTGCTGCGCAGTCAGCAAGATACAGTTCATCCCTCCTCAAAATCCGCTTGTTTCTCGTGCGTAAGGATACTTGCCTGGCTTCCAGTCACCTTCAGCCTGGATATAAACTGGACCTCCAGTAGGTGCCAGTATCTCCTTCAGAAAAGAGCAGTGAGCTGGGCGCGATTGGCATCGGGCAGAGCAAAGGGCACACTCAGCCTCGGGGCTGACAAGCACTGACTTGGCGTCAGTGGTATTTTAAGGCTCTTTCAGGGTCATTTTGTCCTCTCCTGCTTTTTGTTGCTATTCTTGAGAAATAGCCCCGCACAGGGAAAGTTTGCAGGTTTAGTTCAAGGTTCAACCCCACAGCACAGTGGAACTCCCGTCTTCTTCAACAGGGGTCTTAAGGCAAGTGCGAGCTGCAGGATTGATTACAGTGACTATGAGTGCAAGAGGGAAAGCCACATTCATCCCATTTCTTAAAGGAGAATGGGCAGCTGatcccagagctgctgtgacACTGTATGGAAAGGTGCTATCTTGGTTCCCCTGTAAGAACAGGCACAAAAACTTTGGACCAAGGAACACCCCCTTACACCCTGAACACATGAGGTATGCTGTAAGTGCTTCAGCAGCCTCCATTGCAAGGCATGAAGTCTGGGTACAGCTTTGTATCCAGAGAAACTCAGAGCCAGGCCATGAGAAGAATCCTTGACAAACGTGGATTTAACACCGAGGCTGTGGGACATCCCACAAGCTGCAGTGGCTCAGCACGAAGCATGCTGTGAGatcagaaatgctttctgaaagtcTGCTGACTGCCTGTGAGGACTGAGTCTGtatattacttctttttaaaggaaatctaCTGTAATTGTCACAGTCATAGGAGAAGTTGTGCTAAAACTAAAATACTGATCAAGGAGGGAACCTCTGAAATTCATCACTCCCATATTGAGACACCCAATTTACACTCACATGCTTTCACCTTTGGCTTAAAAAAACATAATCTGCTGCTTCAGACCAGAACGGTGGCAGATGGTCTTTGTTTCTTAATGAATCTTTGGGGTTTGTGTGCAATAGTTGAGGGATTTGCTTCCAGGGAAGATATGCCCCAACACCTGCTCTTCTTAGGGACAGCGGTAGTGTCAGCTATTTGCATCCATGGGTCTGCAGAAAGACTTCTTGGAGATCTCTGCTGAGACTTTTATATTCCCCTTCCCCAAGGCTGTTTAGAAGTAGGAAAATTTTAACAGAGAGAAAGTTGCTAAATCCAAAGAGAAGCCAAGAGTTGTGGGATTTTGGGTGGCTGTGCTGACTTCTTTTCCTAAAGGCATTAAACACCTATTCTAAACAAGGAGCAGGTACAGCATTTGGATCCAAAAGACTCCAGCCTCGGTTATGCACAGTACCCACCTGCTTCAGCTTTCTCCATCTCACACCACAGGTAGGAGACGAGAGAATGGGGAGTGGGGAACAGGATCAAAGAGCACACACTGCTGTTGGAATGGAataagaacaaaacccaaagtgTTTCCCTCCAGGTtttgcagtgctctgctttACCCTTTCTCCACTACTTCCCGTAAGACTTTGGGCCTGAGATGCCAAGTACATCAGTAACAGCTCTGTTGTCTCTAGAGTGCTCAGATGCCTCATGTTGAAGTGCTGTTTGAACACCAACTGCTCCTCCCTGAATTGTTTCTTGGAATTTGCCTCAATTTATTcactccctcctgctgctgcggGAGCAGAGTTAAATGATAGGGAAACTAGAAGGAAGAACATGTGAATGCCAAGTGAGAGCAGCATGACCCAACACCACTATTGGCAGGAAGATCCTTTGCTGTAGAAGCTTGCCCACATGCCTATAACACATCCAGTGGGATCTCTGGAACTAGCAGGGCCTCAGATTGCCTGCTCAcactgtaaagcacattttcttcAGGATTTGGGACACCATTTCAGAATGTCCTTATTTATGGGTGGTGGCATGTACTGCTGTGCCCACTCCCATGGTGAGCAGTGCTCAAACCATCAGCACAAGGTCCTTGTTCAATGTTTCTCAGGAGCATGAGGAGCCATGAGCGTGCCCAGCTCCGCACAGGGCGGACAAAGACAAAGCAAGTGCCCTGGGAAGGGGCCAAACAATCTGTGGAAACAGCCAAAATGATGTGTGAAAGGCAGCCTGAAATACTCTGCTAGGCATAGCTCCTGTAGGCTGTGCAGCCACACAGGGCACAGAGCTTCAGCAGCATCCTCAAATGCTGAACTGCCTCGTAGTGCCCAATAATATTGTTGTGTTTTTCTGACAACCACTTGCAAGCACCTCTCTGTTGCAAATACTTTTGTGCTTGTACTGAAGCTGCAAAACTAACAATGCCCTGAGCTGCAAAGGAGACAAGAGAAGACTGTGCTATCAAACAAGAGCCAGGACAAATAACTTCTCCCATGCTGTAGGCTCTACAACAAACTTTAATACTCTGGAATTACACACTGGCACCCACATAGCTGCTTACAGGTACCTTGGGGAAAGCTTTAAAGCAGGAGATGCTATAAGTCTGCTCTGTCCTGCTAGCTTGACATTCTGTCGCCCCCAAccaccctcacccccccccaaatattTTTGCCCTTTATTTCCTTAGAAAAGGGATTTACACATAACACAGCAGTTACTCAGGAATCCAGATGCATGCAAGAGAAGAAGTCATGCACCTGTGATTAGGTACATGGGGATGCAGGGGTTTCACCACATCCTCAAATTAAAAGGGATAATACAGGGAGGCAAGGTCTCTTTTCTGCCTGTGACAGAACACACACCATCCCCTGCCCCTCACAAGTCAGTGGTAAAAATTCCCATCTTAGTTTTAGTGCCCAAATAAAAAACCTGGAGAGCTGATCTGGTGGAAA is drawn from Strigops habroptila isolate Jane chromosome 13, bStrHab1.2.pri, whole genome shotgun sequence and contains these coding sequences:
- the SYS1 gene encoding protein SYS1 homolog translates to MAAQFRSYVWDPALIVAQMVLLQAGYYSSLGLWLALLGTLGRTGPSLHQVFSDEILGFSTPPGRLSMMAFVLNALTCALGLLYFIRRGKQCLDFTVTVHFFHLLGCWIYNSHFPSTLTWWLVHIVCTALMAAIGEYLCMRIELREIPLNSAPKSNV